The window TTATGCAAAAACTCCGCGAAGAACAAACGTTTCTCCTGATCAAGCCCGACGGCGTCCGCAAGGGGCTCGTCGGCGAGGTGCTGAAGCGCATCGAGCAGCGCGATCTCAAGATCGTCGCGCTGGAGATGTTTGCGGCCTCGCGTGAGCAGGTGGACGAGCACTACCCGAAGGACCCTGCGTGGGTGCGCCGCCTCGGCGAGAAGTCGCTCGCGACGTACCACAAGTACGGCATGGATGCTGCCGCCGAGCTCGGCACGGACGACCCCGACGAGATAGGTAAGATGGTGCGGCGCTGGCTCGTGGACTATATGGTCTCCGCACCGCTTGTGCGTATGGTTGTGCAGGGTATTCACGCGGTTGACATGGT is drawn from bacterium and contains these coding sequences:
- a CDS encoding nucleoside-diphosphate kinase, translated to MQKLREEQTFLLIKPDGVRKGLVGEVLKRIEQRDLKIVALEMFAASREQVDEHYPKDPAWVRRLGEKSLATYHKYGMDAAAELGTDDPDEIGKMVRRWLVDYMVSAPLVRMVVQGIHAVDMVRKICGPTMPYIADMGTIRGDFSADSPAIANSEKRAVMNLVHASETPEEAAHEIGFWFGDRKAFQYKRFGIDE